In Anguilla rostrata isolate EN2019 chromosome 1, ASM1855537v3, whole genome shotgun sequence, a genomic segment contains:
- the wnt4b gene encoding wingless-type MMTV integration site family, member 4b — protein MPTVSTVNLTGQLLLLLLLWATHPTVATNWLSLARMPRSRPVSGAAPCGRLRGLSVGQVGVCRARGEVMESVRRAAEMVIEECQHQFRNRRWNCSTTARGVNVFGRVMTQGTREAAFVHALSSAAVAVAVTRGCSRGELERCGCDRKVRGVSPEGFQWSGCSDNLSYGVAFSQTFVDEPERAKGLSLGRPLMNIHNNEAGRKAILHNMQVECKCHGVSGSCELRTCWKVMPPFRRVGAVLKERFDGATEVRLSRVGSRTALLPRDPLVKPPAARDLVYLAASPDFCRLDPDNGIPGTAGRRCNGTSRLAPDGCELVCCGPGFRAGRAEVVQRCSCKFSWCCSVRCQQCKNTVLIHTCKE, from the exons aTGCCAACTGTCTCTACTGTGAATCTCACGGGAcaactcctcctcctgctgttgCTATGGGCAACCCACCCTACCGTGGCAACCAACTGGCT GTCGCTGGCCAGGATGCCACGCTCGCGCCCCGTGTCGGGTGCCGCCCCCTGCGGCCGGCTCCGGGGGCTGTCCgtggggcaggtgggggtgtGCAGGGCCAGGGGCGAGGTCATGGAGTCGGTACGCAGGGCAGCCGAAATGGTGATAGAAGAG TGCCAGCACCAGTTCCGTAATCGCAGGTGGAACTGCTCCACGACGGCCCGTGGAGTCAACGTGTTCGGGAGAGTCATGACCCAGG GTACGCGGGAGGCCGCTTTTGTGCACGCCCTGTCCTCAGCTGCCGTGGCCGTCGCCGTGACGAGGGGTTGCAGTCGTGGGGAGCTGGAGAGGTGCGGCTGTGACCGGAAGGTCAGGGGTGTCAGTCCCGAGG gtTTCCAGTGGTCCGGCTGCTCAGACAACCTGTCCTACGGGGTGGCCTTTTCCCAAACATTCGTGGACGAACCGGAGCGTGCCAAGGGGCTGTCGCTAGGGCGACCACTCATGAACATCCACAACAACGAGGCTGGGAGGAAG gcCATCCTCCACAACATGCAGGTGGAGTGTAAATGCCACGGGGTCTCCGGCTCCTGTGAGCTGAGGACCTGCTGGAAGGTGATGCCGCCGTTCCGCCGCGTGGGGGCGGTGCTGAAGGAGCGCTTCGACGGGGCCACCGAG GTGCGCCTCTCCCGAGTGGGCTCCAGGACAGCCCTGCTCCCCCGCGACCCCCTGGTGAAGCCCCCGGCGGCCCGGGACCTGGTGTACCTCGCCGCCTCCCCGGACTTCTGCCGCCTCGACCCCGACAACGGGATCCCTGGCACCGCCGGCCGTCGCTGCAACG GCACCTCCCGACTGGCGCCGGACGGGTGCGAGCTGGTGTGCTGCGGGCCCGGGTTTCGGGCGGGCCGGGCGGAGGTGGTGCAGCGCTGCTCCTGCAAGTTCTCCTGGTGCTGCTCAGTCCGCTGCCAACAGTGCAAGAACACTGTACTAATCCACACCTGTAAAGAATGA